The Chloroflexota bacterium genome contains a region encoding:
- a CDS encoding flippase-like domain-containing protein produces the protein MMRGKGRYVGIAVTLIFLVLAFRQVDFGQLAAALSTANYVLVLPALLLWFVGYVVRTVRWRAILAGAPTGTLVALFGVLMIGFATNNLLPARLGEFARAYLLRRQTGLRKTFVLASVFLERVFDGLALVAVILLLSMSIDLPGWGQEVEWIATVLFVGVAVGVTVLLFRHELVARMVELVARPLPARIGTFAVGAFGAFVSGLSSMRRPSVVLATTLLSVVVWAVEWAAYYAVASAFNLGLSPGQLAAACAFMLVVVNLGIMLPAAPGYVGTFQFFAVSALGVWGVPREPALAVAIVAHLIQYILVTAIGLVFFGREHLSLSSVAAASRESGDGDADSDGDGNASPEVAVTGGRS, from the coding sequence ATGATGCGCGGCAAGGGGCGGTACGTCGGCATCGCGGTCACCCTGATCTTCCTGGTGCTGGCGTTCCGTCAGGTGGACTTCGGGCAACTGGCGGCTGCGCTCTCGACGGCGAACTACGTTCTGGTGCTGCCCGCCCTGTTGCTCTGGTTCGTCGGGTACGTCGTGCGAACGGTGCGCTGGCGAGCGATCCTGGCGGGAGCGCCGACCGGCACGCTGGTAGCGTTGTTCGGCGTCCTGATGATCGGCTTCGCCACCAACAATCTGCTGCCGGCCCGCCTCGGCGAGTTCGCACGGGCCTACTTACTGCGCCGCCAGACCGGCCTGCGGAAGACGTTTGTCCTGGCGAGCGTCTTCCTGGAGCGGGTCTTCGACGGGCTCGCGCTGGTTGCGGTGATCCTGCTGCTCTCGATGTCCATCGATCTGCCGGGCTGGGGCCAGGAGGTCGAATGGATCGCCACTGTGCTGTTTGTAGGCGTGGCAGTCGGCGTCACCGTGCTCCTGTTTCGCCACGAATTGGTGGCGCGCATGGTGGAGCTGGTCGCGCGCCCGCTGCCGGCCCGCATCGGTACGTTCGCGGTCGGGGCGTTCGGCGCGTTCGTCAGCGGCCTCAGCTCGATGCGCCGCCCGTCGGTTGTCCTGGCCACGACGCTGCTGTCGGTTGTGGTGTGGGCGGTCGAGTGGGCCGCCTACTACGCAGTCGCCAGCGCGTTCAACCTGGGACTGTCGCCCGGACAACTGGCAGCGGCCTGCGCCTTCATGCTGGTGGTCGTCAACCTCGGCATCATGCTGCCGGCCGCCCCCGGGTACGTCGGGACGTTCCAGTTCTTCGCCGTCTCCGCGCTGGGAGTCTGGGGTGTCCCGCGTGAGCCAGCCCTGGCCGTCGCCATCGTCGCGCACCTGATCCAGTACATCCTGGTGACGGCCATCGGGCTGGTCTTCTTCGGCCGCGAACACCTGTCGCTCAGCTCGGTCGCGGCGGCTTCGCGCGAGTCGGGTGACGGTGATGCCGACAGCGATGGCGACGGCAACGCCAGCCCTGAGGTCGCCGTGACGGGGGGCCGCTCCTGA
- a CDS encoding TIGR03663 family protein, with product MVQVAERPLSASQPAALPRLSFQPWAGFLPYLILAIAGLALRFYDVGSRAFHHDESLHAVYSWYLYVGRGYIHDPLMHGPYQFHFPALLYFLFGDSNVTARMMAIIHGTGIIILPFFLRHELGKRGALIASLLFTVSPAFLYFSRFMREDIYLAFLTLGMVVGIFGWIRTQQNRWLYWGSFSLICAFADKEATYIHVFVFVTYFVLLWLSGPLHSLWPQVWVALKAIKVRTWIECLGIFFVIYTLLFTTFFTNIGDPTSWWSCLRDRRFSGSPCGGLYSGSIGALAYWIEQHDVQRGGQPMYYYVLLIGLYEFLPFIFAVAAVCTAWFRRSLFGWFLAYWFAGNFVIYSWAGEKMPWLLPHVAMPLVLLGARWLGDWTERVNWRQLFSRQSLLVAGLALGAVLTVIAFLALGAAQALSQVQTQALTLERYTLVGFAVAAIVAVTYLGVARKVTVSAPLVLVALIVLGAFYIRTSWMVVYKHGDIPVEMLVYVQSSPDVPWVFREIERIGFQTGQREELRILMDNGYTEQVNGQNVVHEAVSWPFEWYLRDYKNRRYYSKTIGPDINLKEYPVILVMAPNVDPIKDQLGDYVGQKYRLNWWFPEDYKNWQREPSNIVTSLIDPISRAKFLKFLLYREPLNILGAREFYLYVRKDVQNLGPASTIAPANPAAARPATAPAPNVPRNTVAEQLDAATQLFGVNPAGEPQLVEPKGVAVGPDGRVYVSEGRGNRVTVFNPDGSLVTTWGRGGAGDGEFNEPWGIAVAPTGEVFVADTWNHRIQKFTPDGRFVAAWGGLVDTSRDPQAATGRFWGPRSLAVGPDNLLYVTDTGNKRIQVFDLNGSFVRTFGGAGNEPGKLNEPVGLAIDGNALLVADAWNGRIQRLDFNGAPISALPVQGWEGRGIANKPYLAAGPNGVVYFTLPEKNEVHQANAQAQVTPLQRQPDPATRLGFPTGIAVGPDGSLYVAESSGGTVWIRRAGGTP from the coding sequence ATGGTCCAGGTAGCAGAACGCCCGCTATCCGCCTCTCAACCGGCCGCCCTTCCCCGGCTTTCCTTCCAGCCGTGGGCCGGTTTCCTGCCCTACTTGATCCTGGCGATCGCGGGGCTGGCCCTTCGCTTCTACGACGTTGGCTCGCGCGCGTTTCACCACGACGAGAGCTTGCACGCCGTGTACTCGTGGTACCTGTACGTCGGACGCGGGTACATCCACGATCCGCTCATGCACGGGCCGTATCAGTTCCACTTCCCGGCCCTGCTGTACTTCCTCTTCGGCGACAGCAACGTCACCGCCCGCATGATGGCGATCATCCACGGGACCGGCATCATCATCCTGCCGTTCTTCCTGCGGCATGAGCTGGGCAAGCGCGGCGCACTGATCGCCTCGCTCCTGTTCACGGTCTCCCCGGCGTTCCTCTACTTTTCCCGCTTCATGCGCGAGGATATCTACCTCGCGTTCTTGACGCTCGGGATGGTCGTCGGCATCTTCGGGTGGATCCGGACGCAGCAGAATCGCTGGCTGTACTGGGGCAGCTTCTCGCTGATCTGCGCCTTCGCAGACAAAGAGGCGACCTACATCCACGTTTTCGTCTTCGTGACGTACTTCGTGCTGCTCTGGCTGTCAGGCCCGCTCCATTCGCTGTGGCCCCAGGTGTGGGTCGCCCTCAAAGCGATCAAGGTCCGCACCTGGATCGAGTGCCTGGGGATCTTCTTCGTCATCTACACGCTGCTCTTCACGACCTTCTTCACCAACATCGGCGATCCGACCAGCTGGTGGAGCTGCCTGCGAGATCGTCGCTTCTCGGGGTCGCCGTGCGGCGGCCTGTACTCCGGGTCCATCGGCGCGCTGGCCTACTGGATCGAGCAGCACGACGTGCAGCGCGGCGGCCAGCCGATGTACTACTACGTCCTGCTGATCGGCCTGTACGAGTTCCTGCCGTTCATCTTCGCGGTGGCGGCGGTCTGCACGGCCTGGTTCCGGCGGTCGCTGTTCGGCTGGTTCCTGGCGTACTGGTTCGCTGGCAACTTCGTGATCTACTCCTGGGCCGGCGAGAAGATGCCGTGGCTGCTGCCGCACGTCGCGATGCCGCTCGTCCTGCTGGGCGCACGCTGGCTCGGAGATTGGACGGAGCGCGTCAACTGGCGTCAGCTCTTCTCGCGGCAGTCGCTGCTGGTCGCTGGCCTCGCGCTCGGCGCGGTGTTGACGGTCATCGCGTTCCTGGCGCTCGGAGCCGCGCAGGCGCTCAGTCAGGTCCAGACGCAGGCGCTGACCCTCGAGCGGTACACGCTGGTCGGCTTTGCGGTGGCGGCCATCGTCGCCGTCACCTACCTCGGCGTCGCCCGCAAGGTGACGGTGAGCGCGCCGCTGGTCCTGGTTGCGCTGATCGTGCTGGGCGCGTTCTACATCCGTACGTCGTGGATGGTCGTGTACAAGCATGGCGACATCCCTGTAGAGATGCTGGTCTACGTCCAGTCTTCGCCAGACGTCCCCTGGGTGTTCCGCGAGATCGAGCGGATCGGCTTCCAGACGGGTCAGCGCGAGGAGCTGCGGATCCTGATGGACAACGGCTACACCGAGCAGGTCAACGGCCAGAACGTCGTGCACGAGGCCGTCTCGTGGCCCTTCGAGTGGTACCTGCGCGACTACAAGAACCGGCGCTACTACTCGAAGACGATCGGGCCGGACATCAACCTCAAGGAGTACCCGGTCATCCTGGTGATGGCCCCGAACGTCGATCCGATCAAGGATCAACTGGGTGACTACGTCGGCCAGAAGTACCGCCTGAACTGGTGGTTCCCCGAGGACTACAAGAACTGGCAGCGTGAGCCGTCGAACATCGTCACCAGCCTGATCGACCCGATCTCGCGGGCCAAGTTCCTCAAGTTCCTGCTCTACCGCGAGCCGCTGAATATCCTCGGTGCACGGGAGTTCTACCTGTACGTTCGTAAGGACGTGCAAAACCTCGGCCCGGCCTCGACGATCGCGCCGGCGAACCCGGCGGCGGCCCGCCCGGCCACCGCGCCCGCGCCGAACGTGCCGCGCAACACGGTCGCCGAGCAGCTTGATGCCGCGACGCAGTTGTTCGGCGTGAACCCGGCCGGCGAGCCGCAGCTTGTGGAGCCGAAGGGTGTGGCTGTGGGACCGGATGGGCGGGTCTACGTCAGCGAGGGACGCGGCAACCGCGTGACGGTCTTCAACCCGGACGGCTCCCTGGTCACAACCTGGGGCCGGGGCGGGGCCGGCGACGGTGAGTTCAACGAGCCGTGGGGCATCGCCGTCGCGCCGACGGGCGAGGTCTTCGTGGCTGACACCTGGAACCACCGTATCCAGAAGTTCACGCCAGACGGCCGCTTCGTGGCGGCCTGGGGCGGCCTGGTGGACACGAGCCGCGATCCGCAGGCGGCGACGGGCCGCTTCTGGGGGCCGCGCTCGCTGGCGGTTGGCCCTGACAACCTGCTCTACGTGACCGACACCGGCAACAAGCGGATTCAGGTGTTCGATCTGAATGGCTCGTTCGTGCGGACGTTCGGGGGCGCGGGCAACGAGCCGGGCAAGCTCAACGAGCCAGTCGGGCTGGCCATTGATGGCAATGCCCTGTTGGTTGCGGATGCCTGGAACGGACGCATCCAGCGCCTCGATTTCAACGGCGCGCCGATCTCGGCCTTGCCGGTGCAAGGTTGGGAAGGGCGCGGCATCGCCAACAAGCCGTACCTCGCGGCCGGGCCGAACGGCGTGGTGTACTTCACCCTGCCGGAGAAGAACGAGGTCCATCAGGCGAACGCCCAGGCCCAGGTGACTCCGCTTCAGCGGCAGCCGGATCCCGCGACTCGCCTCGGCTTCCCGACCGGCATCGCGGTCGGTCCGGATGGCTCACTCTACGTAGCCGAGAGCAGCGGCGGAACCGTGTGGATCCGCCGCGCCGGAGGGACACCCTGA
- a CDS encoding glycosyltransferase family 39 protein codes for MSQETTLSAAESDVVSPPSFGSQLEDAVFGRLAAWGCSLEEAVAWAAVIGLTLVSRLLLLGWAPLNLDEARRAVDAYTLLHEGRVAYEGGAILTNLTSLVFGLFSEGETQARLVPALAGVGLVLTPLLLRSVLGRWWSLLSSVALLLSSLLLNSSRTLSPAAPTLLCLTVTAISWWRFGIAYERGWLAAGVVSAFVGLGLDTSFVVGLLGLVLAYAIAEGDLFGRSAWWGPVGKHARLVLAIGIGTGVLLSTRYLMNPQGIQAGLFDPLTRWTTEIARGAGLTAPLLVGMLDGSLLILALLGLTAYRAHPRTIRFLGTWLLVSLTLASLMRMPEIRYLVQPIVPAAFLAGFGLWRLWRWQIEAGNLRSTLLGFVGLVPVVTAGFQVNAGIQANASPWSSASVVLVAGLLLAGLLAFNLVRGAQAGAAFATWLFVLLGICNTAGMMRMLDARSDDRGHLIEQSIVTSDIRVVRELALKWYRADPGGQIPVDPSIRPLVEWSLRDIPTIRYAVGPDESGPRLLAEPPASVPPDTKTTRWIVGYSGDWQSLTLQPGRVWKWIVNRGSLVTLRPYGIVVIQPAGS; via the coding sequence GTGAGTCAGGAGACGACCCTGTCGGCGGCGGAGAGCGATGTCGTGTCGCCGCCATCGTTCGGAAGCCAGCTTGAGGATGCCGTCTTCGGGCGGCTGGCGGCCTGGGGCTGCTCGCTCGAAGAGGCGGTGGCCTGGGCAGCCGTGATCGGCCTGACCCTGGTGTCGCGCCTGCTGCTGCTGGGCTGGGCGCCGCTCAACCTCGACGAGGCACGCCGAGCGGTCGACGCCTACACGCTGCTGCACGAGGGGCGAGTCGCCTACGAGGGCGGCGCGATCCTGACCAACCTGACCTCGCTGGTGTTCGGGCTGTTCAGCGAGGGCGAGACCCAGGCTCGGCTCGTGCCGGCGCTCGCGGGCGTCGGACTGGTGCTGACGCCGCTGCTGTTGCGCTCGGTGCTCGGGCGCTGGTGGAGCCTGCTGTCGTCGGTCGCGCTGCTGCTCTCATCGCTGCTGCTCAACTCCAGCCGAACGCTGTCGCCGGCCGCTCCGACGCTGCTCTGTCTGACGGTGACCGCGATCTCCTGGTGGCGCTTCGGCATCGCCTACGAGCGCGGCTGGCTGGCGGCCGGCGTGGTGAGCGCGTTCGTCGGACTCGGGCTGGACACCTCGTTCGTGGTGGGACTGCTTGGCCTCGTGCTGGCCTACGCGATTGCTGAGGGCGACCTGTTCGGGCGGTCGGCGTGGTGGGGGCCGGTCGGCAAACACGCGCGGCTGGTGCTGGCCATCGGTATCGGCACGGGCGTCTTGCTCTCGACGCGCTACCTTATGAACCCACAGGGTATCCAGGCCGGCCTCTTCGATCCGCTGACCCGCTGGACGACGGAGATCGCGCGGGGGGCTGGCCTGACCGCGCCGCTGCTGGTCGGGATGCTGGACGGCAGCCTGCTGATTCTGGCCCTGCTCGGCCTGACCGCGTACCGCGCCCACCCGCGCACCATCCGATTCCTGGGAACCTGGCTGCTGGTCTCGCTGACGCTGGCGTCGCTGATGCGGATGCCGGAGATCCGCTACCTCGTGCAGCCCATCGTGCCGGCCGCGTTCCTGGCAGGATTTGGCCTGTGGCGGCTCTGGCGCTGGCAGATCGAGGCTGGCAACTTGCGCTCCACGCTGCTCGGCTTCGTCGGGCTGGTGCCGGTGGTGACCGCTGGTTTCCAGGTCAATGCCGGCATTCAGGCGAACGCCTCGCCCTGGAGCTCTGCCAGCGTCGTGCTGGTGGCCGGCCTGCTGCTGGCCGGCCTGTTGGCGTTCAATCTGGTGCGCGGCGCACAGGCCGGGGCAGCCTTCGCGACCTGGCTTTTCGTGCTGCTCGGGATCTGCAACACCGCCGGCATGATGCGGATGCTCGACGCACGGTCCGACGACCGGGGCCACCTGATCGAGCAGTCGATTGTGACGAGCGATATCCGCGTGGTCCGCGAGCTGGCGCTGAAGTGGTACCGAGCCGATCCGGGCGGGCAGATCCCCGTCGATCCATCCATTCGACCGCTGGTCGAGTGGTCGCTGCGGGATATCCCGACCATCCGCTACGCCGTCGGCCCGGACGAGTCCGGGCCGCGCCTGCTGGCTGAGCCACCGGCCAGCGTGCCGCCGGACACCAAGACGACCCGCTGGATCGTTGGCTACAGCGGCGACTGGCAGTCGCTGACCCTTCAGCCGGGTCGCGTCTGGAAGTGGATCGTCAACCGGGGATCGCTCGTGACGCTTCGGCCCTATGGTATAGTCGTGATCCAGCCCGCAGGCAGCTAG
- a CDS encoding flippase-like domain-containing protein, producing the protein MTDPRVLVGILISILATVMLFYVVNPWEVLDALSRANPLAVFVCALTVFAAMWTKSVRWRHFFPNPQAMRISGLHEALYIGYMVNTVLPLRAGEVVRAFVAAQIEKANTSTTLATVLIEKVIDLGTMGLLLFLLGLIFPDLPESARYAAYLSGIGLLIAIGAIVFALAARPLATRLALWFEARIPILAKIGVSGLLNAFLDGLAFAQKPVTLLWVIFWTIVQWSISASTVTLSLVAVGITGSSAYELLQMTLLVLVATNLSMAIPSAPGYVGVFHGVFVATLALFTIQGLTAGARDELATAAAVVEHAVVFGIFIIGGAYYLLRGEVGRTSGRRLGDLVSRAKSAAPEAH; encoded by the coding sequence ATGACGGACCCTCGCGTCCTCGTTGGCATTCTTATCAGCATCCTCGCCACCGTGATGCTGTTCTACGTCGTCAACCCGTGGGAAGTCCTCGACGCCCTCAGCCGGGCGAACCCGCTGGCGGTCTTCGTCTGCGCGTTGACGGTGTTCGCTGCCATGTGGACGAAGTCCGTCCGCTGGCGTCACTTCTTCCCGAATCCCCAGGCGATGCGGATCAGCGGCCTCCACGAAGCCCTGTACATCGGCTACATGGTCAACACCGTGCTGCCGCTGCGGGCTGGCGAGGTCGTGCGGGCGTTCGTGGCGGCGCAGATCGAGAAGGCGAACACCAGCACAACCCTGGCGACCGTCCTCATCGAAAAGGTCATCGACCTCGGGACGATGGGCCTGCTGCTGTTCCTGCTCGGGCTGATCTTCCCCGACCTGCCGGAGTCGGCCCGCTATGCCGCCTACCTGAGCGGCATCGGACTGCTCATCGCGATTGGCGCGATCGTCTTCGCGCTGGCTGCCCGGCCGCTGGCGACGCGCCTGGCGCTCTGGTTCGAGGCGCGCATCCCGATCCTGGCGAAGATCGGCGTCTCGGGGCTGCTGAACGCGTTCCTCGACGGTCTGGCGTTCGCGCAGAAGCCGGTCACCCTGCTCTGGGTGATCTTCTGGACCATCGTCCAGTGGTCGATCTCGGCCTCGACGGTGACGCTGTCGCTGGTGGCCGTCGGCATCACGGGGTCATCCGCCTACGAGCTGCTCCAGATGACGCTGCTGGTGCTGGTCGCCACCAACCTGAGCATGGCGATTCCCAGCGCCCCTGGCTACGTCGGCGTCTTCCACGGGGTGTTCGTGGCGACGCTCGCCCTGTTCACGATCCAGGGGCTGACGGCTGGCGCGCGCGACGAGTTGGCGACCGCCGCCGCCGTGGTCGAGCATGCCGTGGTCTTCGGGATCTTCATCATCGGCGGCGCGTACTACCTGCTGCGTGGCGAGGTCGGTCGGACCAGCGGACGCCGCCTCGGCGATCTGGTGTCGCGGGCCAAGTCGGCTGCCCCCGAGGCCCACTGA